The following proteins come from a genomic window of Natronosalvus vescus:
- a CDS encoding alpha,alpha-trehalose-phosphate synthase (UDP-forming), with protein sequence MTDGGTSLDVPESVIVVSNRQPYRHEWADDVDRSDGGEPVADDAPVAPNDDRISVDEPTGGLTAGLDPVMQTAGGTWIAWGDGSADRAVVDEDDRVSVPPDGEQQYTLRRVWLSSAAEEGYYLGYSNRVLWPLCHELSDRVEFRPADLEWYQRVNRQFADAILEEANEDSVIWLQDYHLGLVAGMIRSSLPAGSTIAHFWHIPWPSPSEFADCPNGRELLIGLLGTDVLGFHVERYGTKFLACVEEFVPDASVDHRARTVSFEGSRTQITATPMGVDVSSLERRAQAGDVGGESEGEDDRWASFRERYDIPSGCKIGFGIERLDYTKGIPERLAALERLFEAYPSWQESFTFVQKATPSRTSIPAYQCLGEEVRSAVERINDRFATDGWQPIVYTEDYLDHDTLATCYREADLQIVSSLQDGMNLVAQEYVAASVNDRGALVLSSETGAADVLGYPSFTFDPTDTEEFAKTIVDALSTPESEQRTRMAALRAYVTNHDLEWWMDEQLSHITASHRGNSSVKQPNGPFRSA encoded by the coding sequence AGCCGGTCGCTGACGACGCTCCCGTCGCGCCGAACGACGACCGGATCTCCGTCGACGAACCGACCGGCGGACTTACCGCCGGCCTCGACCCGGTCATGCAGACTGCCGGCGGAACGTGGATCGCCTGGGGTGACGGCAGCGCCGACCGAGCCGTCGTCGACGAAGACGATCGCGTGTCCGTTCCACCGGACGGCGAGCAGCAGTACACCCTTCGTCGCGTGTGGCTCTCGAGTGCCGCCGAAGAGGGGTATTACCTGGGCTACAGCAATCGCGTGCTCTGGCCGCTCTGTCACGAGCTGTCTGATCGGGTCGAGTTCAGACCGGCCGATCTCGAGTGGTATCAGCGCGTCAACCGTCAGTTCGCGGATGCGATCCTCGAAGAAGCGAACGAGGACTCGGTGATCTGGCTCCAAGACTACCACCTCGGGCTCGTTGCAGGGATGATTCGATCGAGCCTTCCAGCGGGTTCGACGATCGCTCACTTCTGGCACATTCCCTGGCCCAGTCCGTCGGAATTTGCGGACTGTCCGAACGGACGGGAACTGCTCATCGGCTTGCTCGGGACGGACGTCCTCGGCTTTCACGTCGAACGCTACGGCACGAAATTCCTGGCCTGTGTCGAGGAGTTTGTCCCGGACGCCTCGGTCGACCACCGTGCGCGCACCGTCAGCTTCGAGGGCTCGAGAACCCAGATTACGGCCACGCCGATGGGTGTCGACGTCAGCAGTCTCGAACGGCGGGCACAGGCGGGTGATGTCGGAGGTGAGAGCGAAGGAGAAGACGACCGATGGGCGTCGTTCCGCGAGCGGTACGACATCCCGAGTGGCTGCAAGATCGGGTTCGGTATCGAGCGACTCGATTACACGAAGGGGATCCCGGAACGGTTGGCAGCCCTCGAGCGACTGTTCGAGGCGTATCCCTCGTGGCAGGAATCCTTTACGTTCGTCCAGAAGGCGACGCCGAGTCGGACGAGCATCCCGGCGTATCAGTGCCTCGGCGAGGAGGTACGATCCGCGGTCGAGCGCATCAACGACCGGTTCGCCACCGACGGGTGGCAGCCAATCGTGTACACCGAGGACTATCTGGATCACGACACGCTCGCGACGTGCTATCGTGAGGCGGATCTCCAGATCGTCAGTTCGCTTCAGGACGGGATGAACCTCGTCGCTCAGGAGTACGTCGCCGCCTCAGTCAACGATCGCGGGGCACTCGTGTTGAGTTCGGAGACCGGGGCCGCAGACGTCCTCGGCTATCCGTCGTTCACGTTCGACCCCACGGACACCGAGGAGTTCGCCAAAACGATCGTCGACGCGTTATCGACGCCGGAAAGCGAGCAGCGCACCCGCATGGCTGCCCTCCGCGCGTACGTGACGAACCACGACCTCGAGTGGTGGATGGACGAGCAGTTATCTCACATCACGGCCAGCCATCGTGGGAACTCGAGCGTCAAGCAACCGAACGGGCCGTTTCGATCCGCCTGA